One genomic window of Glycine max cultivar Williams 82 chromosome 16, Glycine_max_v4.0, whole genome shotgun sequence includes the following:
- the LOC100808528 gene encoding uncharacterized protein codes for MSGGIGPTGCDISLPKEQELGFKEQHDQQSLKNLNKPTTPQDKVGFLSFNQLNALAVVIVLSASGLVSPEDFAFVFFSLIYMYFIAKVAFPSLQPSRDPQVFNPQNKLLQLYALIGATIGLFTPIAYILEGVFEGDQEGIKAAAPHVFLLASQVFMEGVASSQRFSAPIRAFLGAFYNARRIFTIVDWLRSEVYKMNDEHSGSAWRIHVGKALAMANMAYWCFNLFGFLLPVYLPKVLKVYYSSEYNEKNR; via the coding sequence ATGTCAGGTGGTATTGGGCCAACAGGGTGTGACATTAGCCTCCCAAAAGAACAAGAACTAGGTTTCAAAGAGCAACATGACCAACAATCACTCAAGAATCTCAACAAGCCCACCACACCACAAGATAAAGTGGGTTTTCTCTCCTTCAACCAGCTCAATGCCCTGGCTGTGGTAATTGTCCTCTCAGCCAGTGGCTTGGTCAGCCCTGAAGACTTTGCCTTTGTGTTCTTCTCCCTAATTTACATGTACTTCATAGCCAAGGTGGCTTTCCCTTCTCTTCAGCCATCAAGGGACCCCCAAGTTTTCAACCCCCAAAACAAGCTCCTCCAACTTTATGCCCTCATAGGTGCCACCATTGGCCTTTTCACTCCAATAGCCTACATTCTAGAGGGTGTTTTTGAGGGTGACCAGGAAGGGATCAAAGCAGCAGCACCCCATGTTTTTCTCTTGGCCAGCCAAGTTTTCATGGAAGGAGTGGCATCATCTCAAAGGTTCTCGGCTCCTATTAGAGCTTTTCTGGGGGCATTCTACAACGCCAGGAGGATTTTCACGATTGTGGATTGGCTTAGGAGTGAGGTCTACAAGATGAATGACGAGCACAGTGGGTCTGCTTGGAGGATTCATGTTGGGAAAGCACTTGCAATGGCTAATATGGCTTACTGGTGTTTCAACCTATTTGGATTCCTATTGCCAGTGTATCTTCCAAAAGTTTTAAAGGTGTATTACTCCTCTGAGTACAATGAGAAAAACCGATGA
- the LOC100809067 gene encoding uncharacterized protein, whose protein sequence is MPIAKLKASGTPDVMKTEDRIDTLIRQAIGKEPFIPFPRASESPVQWIQLLHALDPQGVSNTFSEFPGWPLFSPLKVQLQKCDKCSREFCSPVNYRRHIRVHHRLKKLDKDFTKTKDLLGAYWDKLSVEEAKEVVSFENVLLEEVPASSILKSLTTFIQNQGFYSFPQYYLMAGAALLDIVQSKPSCFPISSQELFSILDDASENTCLCGTAESMQRYVFDGEAGKIGLEPKNLVACTSFLLEQKLVKAWLADKDAEALRCQKQLVEEEEAAQKRQAEILERKRQKKLRQKEQKAREQRHQAEAEIKGDIDSTVKALSPAEASLDTYNFEAHNPSTFSDNAASPVPFQCPDTSEEINGDIHSESETITDQDIVRQSAHGHKHKRQAVARQQGLPKLQWAVANGLHTKQNSPVSKLEINQKYGTHCDQKASSIVNGSKVWTRKSKTEIDKVVLKTIKEKEPDQVKNQEVLIGSISVNLSNCSQSEGNMVASQKDFIVENMGKQNISRDKPMKTDLAMGDNNRSTVKFWRPVSRLETKDPLPVQSGGTKVDAVHENGQNLSGPSSLRVCTAAGGDIGFAKYFSHTEDKADPGSFWFDIQAAKAFLAQRWKEAISSEHVTLVICPDSEPPGCEEIQDLKTAACQSSDMDGCDIVANADKRLPATSKVAKSKPRLKKSEKGTKIKYIPKQKTNT, encoded by the exons AATTTCCTGGGTGGCCTTTGTTCTCTCCTCTGAAGGTTCAGTTGCAGAAGTGTGACAAATGTTCTCGAGAGTTTTGCTCCCCCGTTAACTATAGAAGACATATACGTGTACATCATCGGTTGAAAAAGCTTGATAAG GATTTTACAAAAACTAAGGATCTTTTAGGAGCATATTGGGATAAG CTCTCCGTAGAAGAGGCAAAGGAAGTTGTATCATTCGAAAATGTGCTGCTGGAG GAAGTTCCAGcttcttcaattttaaaatctCTGACAACTTTTATTCAAAACCAAGGATTTTATTCTTTTCCTCAGTATTATCTGATGGCTGGTGCTGCCCTTTTG GATATTGTTCAATCTAAACCTTCCTGCTTTCCTATATCTTCCCAGGAGTTGTTCAGTATCCTTGATGATGCTAGTgaaaatacttgtttatgtggGACAGCAGAATCAATGCAAAGATATGTATTTGATGGAGAGGCTGGAAAAATTGGTCTTGAACCAAAAAACCTAGTTGCTTGCACAAGTTTCTTGCTAGAACAGAAATTG gtGAAGGCATGGCTTGCTGACAAGGATGCTGAAGCACTAAGGTGCCAAAAGCAATTGGTGGAGGAGGAAGAAGCTGCTCAGAAAAG aCAAGCTGAGATTTTGGAGAGGAAACGCCAGAAGAAGCTTAGACAAAAAGAGCAGAAAGCTAGGGAACAAAGACACCAAGCTGAGGCAGAAATTAAAGGCGATATTGACAGTACTGTAAAGGCTTTATCACCGGCAGAAGCATCTTTAGATACATACAATTTTGAAGCTCATAATCCAAGTACATTTTCAGATAACGCAGCTTCACCTGTACCTTTCCAATGTCCTGACACCAGTGAAGAAATAAATGGGGATATTCATTCAGAGTCTGAAACTATCACTGATCAGGATATTGTGAGACAGTCAGCACATGGACATAAACATAAGCGCCAAGCAGTTGCCAGACAACAGGGGCTGCCAAAATTACAATGGGCTGTAGCCAATGGTTTGCATACAAAGCAGAATTCTCCAGTGTCAAAACTTGAAATCAATCAGAAATATGGAACCCACTGTGATCAAAAGGCATCTTCTATAGTTAATGGTAGCAAAGTATGGACTCGGAAGTCTAAAACAGAAATTGACAAGGTGGTTTTAAAAACCATAAAAGAGAAGGAACCAGACCAAGTTAAGAATCAAGAAGTCTTAATAGGATCTATATCTGTTAATCTTAGCAATTGCAGCCAATCAGAGGGTAATATGGTGGCTTCTCAAAAGGACTTCATTGTTGAGAATATGGGAAAGCAGAATATTTCTCGGGATAAGCCAATGAAAACTGATCTTGCCATGGGTGACAACAATCGCTCAACAGTCAAGTTTTGGAGGCCAGTTAGCCGGCTTGAAACTAAAGATCCACTTCCAGTTCAAAGTGGCGGGACAAAAGTTGATGCAGTTCATGAAAATGGTCAAAACTTGTCAGGTCCAAGTTCTTTAAGGGTGTGTACTGCTGCCGGTGGTGATATTGGTTTTGCTAAGTATTTCTCCCATACAGAGGATAAAGCAGATCCAGGAAGCTTCTGGTTCGACATCCAGGCTGCAAAAGCTTTCCTTGCACAAA GGTGGAAGGAAGCTATCTCATCAGAACATGTGACATTGGTTATTTGCCCCGACTCGGAACCTCCTGGGTGCGAGGAGATACAGGATTTGAAAACAGCAGCATGTCAATCTTCTGATATGGATGGATGTGACATTGTGGCAAATGCAGATAAAAGATTGCCTGCAACCTCCAAAGTTGCGAAATCCAAACCCAGGTTGAAGAAGTCTGAAAAGGGAACCAAGATAAAGTATATTCCAAAACAGAAGACAAATACCTAG